The genomic interval GCGCTCACATCGGCCACCCGGCAGTCCACATCGAGCGCACCCGCGCCGTCGTCATCGAGGCCCTGGAGCGTGAGGGGCTGAGTCTGCCCCCACACCCCATGGCGGACGGAGAGCCCCTGACCACACTGCCCCTGCGCGTTGAGGCCGTGCCCTCGGCCGTGCGCGTGCTCGTGCCGGCACCGGCCGCCCAGGACGCCGACGCCTGACGGCGGGCGAGCCCACGTAGGGTGGGAGGCATGACACCCTCAGCCTCCGAGCGCTACGCCGCCGCGCGCCGCCGCCAGGCCGCCGCGCGCACGGAGCTCGCCCGCTTCGCCGCCGGGTACGACTTCCCCCTGGACGACTTCCAGGTCCAGGGCTGCGAGGCCCTGGAACGCGGCGAGGGCGTCCTCGTCGCCGCCCCGACCGGTGCCGGCAAGACCGTCGTCGGAGAGTTCGCCGTCCACCTCGGGCTGGCCAAGGGACTCAAGACCTTCTACACCACGCCCATCAAGGCCCTGTCCAACCAGAAGTACCTCAACCTCGCCGAGCGCTACGGTCGGGAGAAGGTCGGCCTGCTCACCGGCGACACCTCGATCAACCCCCACGCGGACGTCATCGTCATGACCACTGAGGTCCTGCGCAACATGCTGTACTCGGGCTCGCGGGACCTGGGCCGCCTCGGCTTCGTCGTCATGGACGAGGTGCACTACCTCGCGGACCGCTTCCGCGGCCCCGTGTGGGAGGAGGTCATCATCCACCTGGCCCCGCAGGTCCAGGTGGTCTCCCTGTCCGCGACCGTCTCCAACGCTGAGGAGCTCGGCGACTGGCTCGGGCACGTGCGCGGCACCACCGCCGTCGTCGTCTCCGAGCAGCGGCCGGTGCCACTGACCCAGCACATGATGGTGGGACGGCGACTGCTGGACCTCTACACGGTCCCGGACAGCACCGTGGGCACCCCCGGCGAGGCGGACGGCGCGGCCTCCGTACTGCCCCCGCTCAACCCCGAGCTGCTTACGGCCGTGCGCAGCGCCCGTCGCGCCGCGGCCGGGGGCACGGGCGCCTCCACACACGCACGTCGGTACCAACAGCCGTGGCGGCGGGGTAGTGCGGTCGGCGGTCGAGCCCCGCGCCGGAGCGAGAGCGGCGCCCGCATCGCACGCCTGCGCCCTCCCTCGCGCCTGAGCGTCATCGACGCCCTCGAGGCCGCCCACCTCCTGCCCGCCATCATCTTCATCTTCTCGCGCACCGGCTGCGAGCAGGCCGTCTCCCAGGTGGTTGCCGGGGGAGTAGACCTCACCACCGAGGCCGAGGCCCGGCGCATCCGCGAGGTGATCGAACGGCGCACCGCCGAGGTACCCGTGGCGGACCTGACGGTGGTGGGCTTCCATGCCTGGGCGCACGCCCTCGAGCGCGGCGTCGCCGCCCACCACGCAGGCCTGCTGCCGGTGTTCAAGGAGACCGTCGAGGAGCTGTTCAGCGCGGGCCTTGTCAAGGTCGTCTACGCCACCGAGACCCTCGCCCTGGGCATCAACATGCCCGCGCGCACCGTGGTCCTGGAGTCCCTGCGCAAGTGGAACGGTTCCGCGCACGTGACCCTCACGCCGGGGGAGTACACCCAGCTCACCGGCCGCGCAGGCCGTCGCGGCATCGACGTCGAGGGCCACGCCGTCGTCCTGGCCGCCGACGACGTCGAGCCCGCACTCGTGTCCTCCCTCGCCTCCCGGCGCACCTACCCACTCGTCTCCGCCTTCCGGCCCACCTACAACATGGCCGTCAACCTCCTGGGGCGCTCAACGCGCCAGCGTGCCCGCGAGGTGCTGGAGTCCTCCTTCGCGCAGTTCCAGGCGGACCGCGGGGTGGTTGAGCTCGCCGCCCAGGCCCGGCGCCGACGCCACTCGGTCGCCGGCCTGGAGGAGCAGATGGCCTGCCACCTGGGGGACTTCCGCGAGTACGCGCTGCTGCGCCAACGCATCGCCGACGCCGAGGCGGACCTGTCCCGGCAGAACCGCGCTTCACGCCGCACCGACACCAGCCGCGAGATGTCGAGCCTGCGCAGGGGAGACGTCGTCGTCTTCCGCACGGGGCGCCGCTCGCGCCACGGTGTCGTGCTGGAGGTCGGTGAGGACCGCACCGCCACCCCGGCCCTGACCGTCCTGGGGGAGGACTCGCGCGTGCTCACCCTCAGCCCGGACACGGTGCCCGACGGCGTGGTGCGCGTCGGCTCGTTGCGCGTGAGCGAGACCGTGGACGTGCGCAGGCCGCGCGAGCGCGACCGCCTGGTGGGCAGGCTGGTGGAGGCGCTGCGCTCGGGCGGCCTGGAGCAGGAGGAGCGCCGACGCCGTCGGACCCGCGGCGGCGGGGGCAGTGATGGTACGGGCGGTGCCCAGGAGAGGATCGAGGCGCTGCGCCACGAGATGCGCGCCCACCCCTGCCACGCCTGCCCCGACCGCGAGGAGCACGCCCGGGTGGGACGCACCTGGTCCAAGGCCCTGGCGGAGGCGGACCGGCTCCAGGCCCGGATCGAGTCACGCACCGGAACCGTCGCCCGGGTCTTCGACGCCGTCTGCCAGGTCCTGCTCGAGCTGGGCTACCTCGAGCCCGTTGACCGCGGACACCCCGAGCGCGAGCTGCGCGTGAGCGCCGCCGGGCGCCTGCTCGCGCGCGTCTACGCCGAACGTGACCTGCTTGTCGCCGAGTGCCTGCGCCAGGGCGTGTGGGACGGGCTGGACTCCGCCGAGCTTGCTGCCGCCCTGTCCGCCTGCGTGTACGAGCCGCGCGCCACCGCCCAGGGCATGTGGCTGCCGGTGGCACCGGGCACGGCCCTCGGCGCGGCGCTGCGTGCCGAGGCGCGGGTCTCGCGGCGCCTGAACGACCTGGAGTCCCTTATGCGCCTGCCGGCCTCCTCCGGCGCCGAGCCCGCCCTGGCCGGGGCCGTCGCGGCCTGGGCCCAGGGGGCGGGTCTGGCCCACGTGCTGGAGGACTCTGAGCTGACGGCGGGCGACTTCGTCCGCTGGGTCAAGCAGCTGCTCGACCTGCTCGGCCAGGTCGCGAGCCTGCCGCCTGACGCTGAGGACCCGGAGCTGTCCGCCCGCGTCGCGGGCCTGGCGGTCCTGTCCGCCGAGGCGAGCCTGGACATCAGCCGCGGCGTCGTCGCCTGGTCCTCGGTCTGATCCGCCCGCCGCCGGACGGTAGGCTCCGGGACGCCCGCTGTGTGTGAGCACGGGCGCCCGCCCCCACCGTGAGGAGCACCCTTCCCGTGTCCGGATTCTTCGCCCTGCTGGACGACATCGCCACGCTCGCCAAGCTCACCCTGGCCACCGTCGACGACACCGCGGCCATGGCCGTCAAGACCTCCGCGAAGGTCTCCGCCGCCGCGGTCGACGACGTCGCCGCCACGCCGCAGTACGTCACCGGCATCACCCCGGACCGGGAGATCCCCATCATTCGGCGCATCGCCCTGGGGTCGCTGCGCAACAAGCTCCTCATCATCCTGCCGCTCGCCCTGGCCCTGAGCTGGATCGCGCCCACGCTGCTGCCGGTGGCGCTCGTCATCGGCGGCACGTACCTGTGCTTCGAAGGCGGGCAGAAGGTCCTTGAGACCATCGCCCACCGGCTCGGGCACGCCCACCACGGCGCCGAGAGCAGCGGGCCTGTCGATGAGGACACGATCGTCCGGCGTGCCACGACGACGGACGTCATCCTGTCCACCGAGATCATGCTGCTCGCGCTGGCCGAGGTGCAGGGGGAGTCATCGGGGCGTCGGGTCGTCGTGCTCATCCTCATCGCCCTGCTCATCACCTTCGCCGTCTACGGGCTGGTTGCCGCTCTCATCAAGCTCGACGACCTGGGCCTGCGTCTGGCCTCCGGGGCGCGCACCGAGCACTCCCGCCGGGCCGGCCGCGCCGTCGTGCGCCTGGCTCCGGGCCTGTTCAGCGCCATCGGGGTGCTCGGCACGGTGGCCATGCTGTGGGTGGGCGGGCAGATCCTTGCCCACAACCTCGCCGCGCTCGGGGTGGCGGGCCCGCACCACCTCATGGAGCACGTGGGGCAGCTGGTGCACGTGGGTGTCGTCTCCTGGGTGCTGACGACGGCGGCCGCCTGCGTCTTCGGGGCGCTCGTGGGTATCGTCCTGGCCCTGCTGGTCACGGCAGTCACGAGGCTGGCGCGCTGAGGTGGCGGGCAGAAGGGATGTGCCGAAGAAGGGCGTGCGCAGCCGGGACGTGCGTCGGCGGCCCGGCTCGGCGGCCCGGGGTGGGAGCACCCGCCGGTCCTCACGCGCGCGCCTGCGCCGCCTGGCCGGCGGCCTCGTGGCGGGCCTGCTGCTGTGGGCCGCCTTCCCGCCGCACGACCTGTGGTTCCTCGCCCCTGTGGCGCTCGCCCTGCTCGCCCTGACCACGCGTGGCCGGGGCGCCGTCGAGGCCGCGACCACGAGCCTGCTCTTCGGCGTCGGCTTCTTCGCCCCGCTGCTGCACTTCACCCACGTCTCGATGGGCACCCCCATCGGCTGGGTGGCACTGACCGTCGTCGAGAGCCTCTACCTCGCCGCCTTCGGCGCCGCCTGGGCATGTGTCTCGCGCAGCCAGATGCTGCAGCGGTGGGCACTGGCCGGGCGTGCGGCCTCCTTCGCAGTGCTGTGGTGCGGGGTTGAGGAGCTGCGCTCGAGCTGGCCCTGGGGAGGCTTCCCCTTCGGTCGGCTCGCCTTCGCCATGGCGGACTCACCCTCGCTGCCACTGGCAGCCTACGGCGGGTCGGTGGGCCTTAGCCTGCTCGTCGCCCTGACCGCGGGCTGCCTGGCCGAGGCGGTGGACGGGCTGCGTGAGCGCCGCCTCCTGGGGGCGCTAGCCGCCGGCGCCGTGACAGGCGTGCTGGTCCTGGCACCGCTGGCCCTGCCACTGGCCTCAGCGACGCAGGACGGCACGGTCCGTGTCGCCGCCGTCCAGGGGTCGGTGGCTCACGACGAGGAGGCCTTCGCCCGTGCCCTGGAGGTGACGGACAACCATGCGCGGGCGACCCTGGACCTGGCGGAGGAGTTGGGGGAGGGGAGTGTCGACCTCGTGGTGTGGCCGGAGAACGCCGCCGACCGCGACCCGAGGGAGTACTCGGCCAGCGCTGTCCTCGTTGAGGGCGCGGCCCAGGGCATAGGGGCCCCGGTGCTCGTCGGTGCCGTCCCGTATGCGGATGGCGTACGCTACAACGACGTCGTCGTGTGGACTCCCGGCCAGGGGGCGGGCGACTACTACCGCAAGCACCGTCCTGTGCCCTTCGGCGAGTTCATCCCGCTGCGCTCCTTCATCCGCTCGGTCACCGCTCAGGCCGACCGCATCGGCACGGACATGGTGGCCGGCACGGGCCCCCACACGCTGACCGTGCGGGCCGCGACCCAGGAGCGTGACGTCGTCCTGGCCCTGGGGATCTGCTTCGAGGTCGCCTACGACGACGTGCTGCGCACCGGCGTGCTCGAGGGCGGCAGCATCATCGTCATCCCCACCAACAACGCCTCCTTCGTCGGCTCCTCCGAGTCCGCGCAGCAGCTCGCCCAGGGGCGGGTGCAGGCGGTCATCCACGGGCGCAGCGTCGTGCAGGTCTCGACGGTCGGCATCACCGCTGTCATCAGCCCCCGCGGGACGGTCGTCCAGCGTCTCGACGACGGCGTCCAGGGAGCGCTCGTGGCCGACGTGGGGCTGCGTCACTCCATCACCGTGGCTGACCGGCTCGGTGCCTGGCCCGCCACGGTGATCATGGTGGGGGCGGGGTTGCTGGCCGCCGCAGGTATCGTGTCCCACGCACGTGCACAGGTCCGGCGTCGACGCCGGTCCGGCCGCTGACGCAGGAGGAGAGTGCTGTGAGGACTGTCGTCGTCATCCCGACCTACAACGAGATCGAGTCCCTGCCCGGCGCGCTTAAGCGTGTGCGCGCCGCGGCGCCCGAGGCCCACATCCTCGTCGTCGACGACTCCTCACCGGACGGCACGGGTGCCTTCGCGGACGCCCGGGCCGCGGAGGACGACCACGTTCACGTGCTGCACCGCAAGGAGAAGAACGGCCTCGGCCCGGCCTACCTCGCAGGCTTCGCCTGGGCGCTGGACGCCGGCTACGAGCTCATCGTGGAGATGGATGCGGACGGCTCGCACCGCGCTGAGGACATGGCGCTGCTCCTCCAGCGCGCCGAGATGTCGGACGCTCCCGACCTCGTCATCGGCTCGCGATGGGTCTCGGGCGGCGCCACCGAGGGCTGGGACGCGCGGCGCGTGGCCCTGTCGCGAGCGGGCAACCTCTACATCAACGTCATGCTCGGCACGCGCGTGAAGGATGCGACGGCGGGATTCCGCGTGTACACCGCCTCCATCCTGCGCCGCCTGAACCTGTCGCGGGTCGAGGCCCTCGGCTACGGCTTCCAGGTCAACATGACCCTGCTGGTCGAGGAGGCGGGCGGCCGGATCGTGGAGATGCCGATCACCTTCGTTGAGCGTGAGGCCGGCCAGTCCAAGCTCTCAGGGGGCATCTTCACCGAGGAGCTGACCCTGGTGACCAAGTGGGGGCTGCGCCGACGCGTCGCTCAGCTCGATGGCCTCGTGCGCGAGGTGCGCGAGCGGGTTGTGAGGCGCTGAGCCGCTCAGAAGCGCTGGCGGTAGATCTCGCCCGAGCGCAGGAGCTCGAGCCGTTCCTCGAGGAGGACCTTGAGCTCGTCGAGGGAACGGCGCTCCAGGAGCATGTCCCAGTGGGTGCGCGGCGCCTTCTTGGGTTCGTCGGACTCGGTCTCCTCCTCGCCGCGCAGGCTCGCGGTTTGACCGCACTCGGGGCACTCCCAGGTGGGCGGGATCTCCGCCTCCAGGGACATGGGGACGGTTGTCACATGGGCCATCGGGCACTCGAAGGTGACCATCTGGCGCTCGGCGAACTCGACGCCCTCCTCGGACTCCATCGACTTCGCGCCGATGGTCATGCCACGCAGTGCGCGGTCTGCCATGTTGTTGCCTCTCCTTGAAGATCACCTGATGATCACCGTCGGTCCCATGGCATACATGACATAGCAGCCCGGGACGGCGGCACGGGACCTGTTGGCTGCAACGCCTCCACCGACCGGATTGTTCCTGGCGGGACGTGCGTGTGTGTCCGGCGGCCATGCTACCGGGTGGCGGGCAGGCGCCATGTACACCCGTCTGGGCGGGCACGTGAGCGCTGAGGGCAGGGCATAATCAGCCCATGGCCACCAAGCGCATCGGCATCCTGACCGCTGGCGGAGACGCCCCTGGACTCAACGCGGCGATCCGCGGATTCGGCAAGGCGGCGATCCAGGAGTACGGGTGGGAGCTCATCGGCTTCCGTGACGGCATGCGCGGTCTGGCCGAGAACCGCTTGACTGCGCTGGACGCATTCTCGCTGTCCGGCATCCTCACCACCGGCGGGACCATGCTCGGCACGAGCCGTGACAAGGTCCACCGCATGATGGTTGACGGCGAGGAGCGGGACATGGTGCCCACCATCGTTGAGAACTACGAGCGCAACGAGCTGGACGCACTCGTGTGCCTCGGTGGGGGAGGCACGGCCAAGAACGCCCGCCGACTCATGGACGCCGGGCTCAACGTCCTCCACCTGCCCAAGACGATTGACAACGACATCGTCGAGACGGACTCGTCCTTCGGCTTCTCCACGGCGCTGGAGATCGCCACCGAGGCCGTGGACCGCTTGCACTCAACCGCCCACTCCCACCACCGCATCATCCTCACCGAGATCATGGGCCACCGGGCGGGGTGGCTGGCGCTCGGCGCCGGTATCGCCGGGGGAGCGGACGTCATCCTCCTGCCCGAGATCCCCTACGACGTCGACGCCATCGCTCAAAGGATCGAGCGGCGCCGCTCGCACGGCTCCAACTTCTCCGTCGTCGCGGTCGCCGAGGGGGCGCTGTCGCGCGAGGACCGCGAGGAGATCGACCACGCGCAGGCCCTGGTCAAGGAGGCCTCGTCGCCGGAGTCGAAGGCGGCGGCCAAGCGGGGTGTCAAGCGCCTGGAGGCCTCCCACCGGGCGAACACCTTCACCTTGGCCTCCCAGCTCGAGGAGCGCACCGGGCTTGAGGCCCGGGTGACGATCCTGGGTTACGTCCAGCGCGGTGGCACGCCGAACGCCGCTGACCGCCTGCTGGGCACCCGCCTGGGCGTGGCCGGGGCGCGGGCGATCGCCGACGGCTCCTTCGGTGTCATGGTGGCGGACCGCGGCCACGGCACGGAGCTTGTGCCGCTGCGCCGGGTGGCGGGCAAGGTCAAGTACGTGCCGCGTGATCACGAGTGGATCGAGGCGGCGCGCGCCGTCGGAACGGCGCTGGGGGACTGAGCCCCCTGTGCGAGGGCCGACGCGGGATGATTGGATAGTCGTATGAGTAGCAACGTCGCTTCTTCTCCGTCCGCTGAGACCGTCTACCTGCGTCCGCTGCGCGACGACGACGCCGAGGCCGTGCGCCGTGCCTTCACGGGCTCGACGGGGATGTCCTTGGAGGGCAGCGTGGTCGACCTCGAGTCTGCGCAGACTTATGTCAGAACGCGTTCGGACGCGAGCTCGCCCCTGCATGGCTGGGCCATCGTGGGTGGGGATGACGTCCTCATGGGTCTCGTCTCCGTTGCCGCGGATGAGGACAACGGCACGGGCGCGCTCAGCTTCTGGATGGGGGACGACTACCGCGGCCGCGGGCTGACCCGCCGTGCGGTGGCGACGGTGGCTGACTGGGCGCTGTCCGACGACGGCCTGGTCCTGGACCGTCTGGAGCTCGAGCACGTGTCCTCGTACCGTCACGCCGGCAACATTGCGCGCGCCGCGGGCTTCCTGCAGGAGGGCGTGCTGCGCGAGGCGCGTCTGGTCGAGGTGCACGACGGCGAGGACGTGGTGCTCGTGCGCGAGGATGTCGTCATCTACGGGCGTCTCAAGGACGACCCGACCCCGATCGTCGCCCGCCTGGAGATGCGCCCGGCCTGAACGCCCTCTCTCACATATCGCCGATAATGTACATTATGTCATTCTGGCGATGCGGAGATGCCCGACCGCACGCCGGGCATCCTCCCCTTCCAGCCGCGTCACGGCCAGGATCGCGTCACCCGCACCTGAGTCATCCGCACGCTCATGCTGCGCGCGGCGCGTCGCGCCTGGTGCGTCGCCCACAGCACGCTCGCACCGCTGATGAAGGACAGCGCGCCTATCGGCCACAGCACCACCGCCGCCAGCCCGCTCGTGCCAAGAATCATCGCCAGGCCGACGACGACGCCCAGCACCCCGACGACCGTCCCCGTGTGCCACACCGGGCTGAGCACCCCCGAGACGTTCCCCGACCCGTCAGTGGCAGACACCTCCCACTGACCCGACGCACCGTCGTCGGCGACGACCCTCTCGCTCCCCGTGGAGTTGGTGTCATAGACATTCATGTCGCGCAACGGACCGTGCGGCCCTATGAGGAAGGTACCCCGGGCACCATCGGGCGTCTGCGCGCCTCTCATCGTTGTCATACGTATGACGTTAGGCCCATCTCCTGCTCGTATCCCCCTGTGCACCTGTGAGACCTCTGAGAAACGGGACCTGTGTGAGGCCGGAACACATGCAGGGGCTACTGTGTTGGTCTGTGCCCGCACTTCCACGCTCCACCCCCTTCCCCACCGCCGTCTTCCTCGGGGACTCCATCACCACCGGCTGGCAGGCCATCACGCACCCGCGCAACCGCTGGACCTCACTCGTGTGCGAGCACCTGCGCTGGCGCGAGGTCAACCTCGCCGACGACGGCATGGGTTTCTTCGCCCGCCGCGGCGGACACCTGCCCGGCGGTGGGCGCACCCCCTCGTCCCGGGACACCACCTGGCTCGAGACCGTCCTGCGCGCCGAGCCCGATGTCGTCACCGTGAGCCTCGGGCTCAACGACGCCGTGCTGCTGCCCTCCCAGCTCGAGCTCATCCAGCAGGCTGTTGAGCACGACCTGTCCTTCCTCGCCTCCCGGCTGCGGGGCGTGAGCGTCGTCGTCGCCCCCTACTTCCCCACCCTCGGCGTCGGGCCGCGCTTCGAGCTCGTGCGCCGCATGGTCCACGAGCAGGCAACGACACTCGGTCTTGTCTCAACCGATGCCATGAGCCTGGCGATCGACGGCGACGAGGACCTGCTGAGCGTCGACGGCATCCACCCGAACGACGCCGGTCACGCCGCCATCGCCCGCTCGATGATCCGCCTCTACGAGGACCTGGTCCCGGCGCTGTGCTCCCCCGCGCCCGGCCCTTCAGCCTGAAAGGAGCGGTCACCGGGCGCTGACAACAGCGCTCACCGCCCGGAGAGGCCACCCGGTGGCATAGTGTGTGCGGGATACCTGTGTCACATGTATGAGGAGTTCCCTGTGCCCCACCACCGCGAGCCCACGCTCGCCGACGTCGCCGAACGGGCGGGGGTCTCCCTCACCACCGTCTCCCGGGTGCTCAACAACCGCGGCTACCTCTCCCAAGCCACGCGCTCGTGCGTCGCCGAAGCCATCAAAGAGCTCGGCTACCGCCCCAACCAGGTGGCACGTGCCCTGCACGGCAAGTCCACACACAGCATCGGCATCATCGTGCCCACCGTGGCCCTCCCCTTCTTCGGCGAGCTGTCGTCCGAGATCGAGGACGCCCTGGCGGAGCACGGCTACCGTACGCTCATCTGCAACTCCCTGGACCGGCGGGACCGTGAGCACGACTACCTCGACCTGCTCGTCTCCCACCGGGTCGACGGGATCATCTCCGGCGCCCACAACGAGGACCTCAGCGAGTACCGCAGCATCCACAAGCCGCTGGTCGCAGTGGACCGGGACCTGTCGCCCATCGTGCCGAACGTGCGCTGCGCCAACGAGGACAGCGCCCGCCAGGCCACCGAGCACCTGCTCGCGCGCGGTGCGCGCCGTCCGGCGCTGCTGACCTCCCGTACGGGAGCCCACAACCGTCGTGAGGCCGGCTACCGGGCGGTGCTCGAGGAGGCCGGTATCGAGCCGGTCATCATCGCGATCGACTTCCACACCCCCGATGAGCGGCGCGCACAGATGATCCGTGAGGGCCTCGATGCGCTGAGGGACCAGGTGGACGCCGTCTTCGCCACGGATGACCTGTCCGCAGCCGACGCCCTGGAGTGGGCCCATGCGCGCGGGCTTGACGTGCCCGGCGAGTTCAAGGTGGTCGGCTTCGACGGCACGGCGGCGCTGCGCCGGGCACTGCCGGGGCTGACCACGGTGCAGCAGCCGATTCGCGCCATCGCCCGCACCGCCGTCGACCTGCTCCTGGAGCAGATCACGGCCCTACGTGACGACGACGAACGTCCCCGGCCGGCACACCAGGTCATCGAGCTGCCGGGCACCTTGCTCCAGGGCCGCACGACCTGACCCTCTCCCCCACCGAGCGTCCTCTCCCCCACCTAGACGGCCGAGGGCCGGCACCCCGTGTTCCGGGATGCCGGCCCTCGTGCTGCGTACGTCAGGCCTTACACCTGCACCGGGGCAGGCACGACGCTGTAGAAGGCGTCGCCGCGCTGCACCTCGCCGGTGTGCTCGTCAGCCAGGCCGCCGAAGGCGGTCGCGTTCGACACGACGACGGGGGTGACGGTCTGATACCCGGCGGCCTTGACCGCGGCCCAGTCGACGTCGACCAGCGGCTGGCCGCGACGGATGGTGTCGCCCGCCCTGACCCGAGCCGTGAAGTGCTTGCCGTCGAGCTGGACGGTGTCCATGCCGACGTGGATGAGCAGCTCGATGCCTGAGGCGGAGCGGATACCGTAGGCGTGGGCCGTCGGGAAGGCGACGAGAACCTCGCCGTCGACCGGCGAGACGACCGGTCCCTCAGCGGGGTCAACGGCCAGGCCCGGGCCGAGCAAGCCGGAGGAGAAGGTCGGGTCCTCAACCTCGGCCAAGGCGATGGCGCGGCCCGCGATGGGAGCGGTGACCGTGTAGTCGGTGGCGGCCTCGGCGGGCAGCTCGACGGCGTGGCTCTCGTGGGCAGTGACTGCGGCCGCCTCCAGGGCCTTCTCGTCCTCGTCGGTCACGACGTCACCGCCCAGTGAGGCGGCGCCACGGGTGGAGCCGTAGACGAAGGCGGCGGCGAAGGCGAGGGCGAAGACGATGAGCTCGAGGATGAGGTAGGTCGCGATGTCCTGCGGGCGGATCGACACGAAGCCGACGAAGCCCGCAGCGCCCAGGGCCTGGCCGCGTACGTCGAAGATGGAGACGAGGGCGGAGCCGATGGCAG from Actinomyces respiraculi carries:
- a CDS encoding DEAD/DEAH box helicase; the encoded protein is MTPSASERYAAARRRQAAARTELARFAAGYDFPLDDFQVQGCEALERGEGVLVAAPTGAGKTVVGEFAVHLGLAKGLKTFYTTPIKALSNQKYLNLAERYGREKVGLLTGDTSINPHADVIVMTTEVLRNMLYSGSRDLGRLGFVVMDEVHYLADRFRGPVWEEVIIHLAPQVQVVSLSATVSNAEELGDWLGHVRGTTAVVVSEQRPVPLTQHMMVGRRLLDLYTVPDSTVGTPGEADGAASVLPPLNPELLTAVRSARRAAAGGTGASTHARRYQQPWRRGSAVGGRAPRRSESGARIARLRPPSRLSVIDALEAAHLLPAIIFIFSRTGCEQAVSQVVAGGVDLTTEAEARRIREVIERRTAEVPVADLTVVGFHAWAHALERGVAAHHAGLLPVFKETVEELFSAGLVKVVYATETLALGINMPARTVVLESLRKWNGSAHVTLTPGEYTQLTGRAGRRGIDVEGHAVVLAADDVEPALVSSLASRRTYPLVSAFRPTYNMAVNLLGRSTRQRAREVLESSFAQFQADRGVVELAAQARRRRHSVAGLEEQMACHLGDFREYALLRQRIADAEADLSRQNRASRRTDTSREMSSLRRGDVVVFRTGRRSRHGVVLEVGEDRTATPALTVLGEDSRVLTLSPDTVPDGVVRVGSLRVSETVDVRRPRERDRLVGRLVEALRSGGLEQEERRRRRTRGGGGSDGTGGAQERIEALRHEMRAHPCHACPDREEHARVGRTWSKALAEADRLQARIESRTGTVARVFDAVCQVLLELGYLEPVDRGHPERELRVSAAGRLLARVYAERDLLVAECLRQGVWDGLDSAELAAALSACVYEPRATAQGMWLPVAPGTALGAALRAEARVSRRLNDLESLMRLPASSGAEPALAGAVAAWAQGAGLAHVLEDSELTAGDFVRWVKQLLDLLGQVASLPPDAEDPELSARVAGLAVLSAEASLDISRGVVAWSSV
- a CDS encoding DUF808 family protein; the protein is MSGFFALLDDIATLAKLTLATVDDTAAMAVKTSAKVSAAAVDDVAATPQYVTGITPDREIPIIRRIALGSLRNKLLIILPLALALSWIAPTLLPVALVIGGTYLCFEGGQKVLETIAHRLGHAHHGAESSGPVDEDTIVRRATTTDVILSTEIMLLALAEVQGESSGRRVVVLILIALLITFAVYGLVAALIKLDDLGLRLASGARTEHSRRAGRAVVRLAPGLFSAIGVLGTVAMLWVGGQILAHNLAALGVAGPHHLMEHVGQLVHVGVVSWVLTTAAACVFGALVGIVLALLVTAVTRLAR
- the lnt gene encoding apolipoprotein N-acyltransferase → MAGLLLWAAFPPHDLWFLAPVALALLALTTRGRGAVEAATTSLLFGVGFFAPLLHFTHVSMGTPIGWVALTVVESLYLAAFGAAWACVSRSQMLQRWALAGRAASFAVLWCGVEELRSSWPWGGFPFGRLAFAMADSPSLPLAAYGGSVGLSLLVALTAGCLAEAVDGLRERRLLGALAAGAVTGVLVLAPLALPLASATQDGTVRVAAVQGSVAHDEEAFARALEVTDNHARATLDLAEELGEGSVDLVVWPENAADRDPREYSASAVLVEGAAQGIGAPVLVGAVPYADGVRYNDVVVWTPGQGAGDYYRKHRPVPFGEFIPLRSFIRSVTAQADRIGTDMVAGTGPHTLTVRAATQERDVVLALGICFEVAYDDVLRTGVLEGGSIIVIPTNNASFVGSSESAQQLAQGRVQAVIHGRSVVQVSTVGITAVISPRGTVVQRLDDGVQGALVADVGLRHSITVADRLGAWPATVIMVGAGLLAAAGIVSHARAQVRRRRRSGR
- a CDS encoding polyprenol monophosphomannose synthase; this encodes MRTVVVIPTYNEIESLPGALKRVRAAAPEAHILVVDDSSPDGTGAFADARAAEDDHVHVLHRKEKNGLGPAYLAGFAWALDAGYELIVEMDADGSHRAEDMALLLQRAEMSDAPDLVIGSRWVSGGATEGWDARRVALSRAGNLYINVMLGTRVKDATAGFRVYTASILRRLNLSRVEALGYGFQVNMTLLVEEAGGRIVEMPITFVEREAGQSKLSGGIFTEELTLVTKWGLRRRVAQLDGLVREVRERVVRR
- a CDS encoding RNA polymerase-binding protein RbpA, producing MADRALRGMTIGAKSMESEEGVEFAERQMVTFECPMAHVTTVPMSLEAEIPPTWECPECGQTASLRGEEETESDEPKKAPRTHWDMLLERRSLDELKVLLEERLELLRSGEIYRQRF
- a CDS encoding 6-phosphofructokinase, coding for MATKRIGILTAGGDAPGLNAAIRGFGKAAIQEYGWELIGFRDGMRGLAENRLTALDAFSLSGILTTGGTMLGTSRDKVHRMMVDGEERDMVPTIVENYERNELDALVCLGGGGTAKNARRLMDAGLNVLHLPKTIDNDIVETDSSFGFSTALEIATEAVDRLHSTAHSHHRIILTEIMGHRAGWLALGAGIAGGADVILLPEIPYDVDAIAQRIERRRSHGSNFSVVAVAEGALSREDREEIDHAQALVKEASSPESKAAAKRGVKRLEASHRANTFTLASQLEERTGLEARVTILGYVQRGGTPNAADRLLGTRLGVAGARAIADGSFGVMVADRGHGTELVPLRRVAGKVKYVPRDHEWIEAARAVGTALGD
- a CDS encoding GNAT family N-acetyltransferase; translated protein: MSSNVASSPSAETVYLRPLRDDDAEAVRRAFTGSTGMSLEGSVVDLESAQTYVRTRSDASSPLHGWAIVGGDDVLMGLVSVAADEDNGTGALSFWMGDDYRGRGLTRRAVATVADWALSDDGLVLDRLELEHVSSYRHAGNIARAAGFLQEGVLREARLVEVHDGEDVVLVREDVVIYGRLKDDPTPIVARLEMRPA
- a CDS encoding SGNH/GDSL hydrolase family protein — its product is MQGLLCWSVPALPRSTPFPTAVFLGDSITTGWQAITHPRNRWTSLVCEHLRWREVNLADDGMGFFARRGGHLPGGGRTPSSRDTTWLETVLRAEPDVVTVSLGLNDAVLLPSQLELIQQAVEHDLSFLASRLRGVSVVVAPYFPTLGVGPRFELVRRMVHEQATTLGLVSTDAMSLAIDGDEDLLSVDGIHPNDAGHAAIARSMIRLYEDLVPALCSPAPGPSA
- a CDS encoding LacI family DNA-binding transcriptional regulator, with protein sequence MPHHREPTLADVAERAGVSLTTVSRVLNNRGYLSQATRSCVAEAIKELGYRPNQVARALHGKSTHSIGIIVPTVALPFFGELSSEIEDALAEHGYRTLICNSLDRRDREHDYLDLLVSHRVDGIISGAHNEDLSEYRSIHKPLVAVDRDLSPIVPNVRCANEDSARQATEHLLARGARRPALLTSRTGAHNRREAGYRAVLEEAGIEPVIIAIDFHTPDERRAQMIREGLDALRDQVDAVFATDDLSAADALEWAHARGLDVPGEFKVVGFDGTAALRRALPGLTTVQQPIRAIARTAVDLLLEQITALRDDDERPRPAHQVIELPGTLLQGRTT